From a region of the Rathayibacter sp. VKM Ac-2804 genome:
- the mutM gene encoding bifunctional DNA-formamidopyrimidine glycosylase/DNA-(apurinic or apyrimidinic site) lyase: MPELPEVEVVRAGLAPAVTGSLVTSVEIVDERSLKRHVHPLGSFEGLLVGRRLRGAVRRGKFLWLPAGRDEALLVHLGMSGQVLLRTADAALARLTRIRIGIEHPEHGELALHFVDQRIFGSMAIDSLAPTADGAPGGYAGDDAVDGDWLRAVPSQVAHIARDPLDAFFDLSAVLAVLARRNSGIKRSLLDQTLVSGIGNIYADESLWAAELHPETPSSSLTEPRIRRLFAEVRSVLERALAEGGTSFDAQYVNVNGASGYFSHSLNAYGQTGKPCPRCGEPIVRVPFMNRSSHLCPRCQRAPR, translated from the coding sequence TGACGAGCGTGGAGATCGTCGACGAGCGCTCGCTCAAGCGCCACGTGCATCCGCTCGGCTCGTTCGAGGGGCTGCTCGTCGGGCGGCGCCTGCGGGGTGCCGTGCGGCGCGGCAAGTTCCTCTGGCTGCCGGCGGGGCGCGACGAGGCGCTGCTCGTGCACCTCGGGATGAGCGGGCAGGTGCTGCTGCGGACGGCCGACGCGGCGCTCGCGAGGCTGACCCGGATCCGGATCGGCATCGAGCATCCCGAACACGGGGAGCTGGCCCTGCACTTCGTCGACCAGCGCATCTTCGGCTCGATGGCGATCGACTCGCTCGCCCCGACCGCGGACGGCGCGCCCGGTGGCTACGCAGGCGACGACGCCGTCGACGGCGACTGGCTGCGGGCCGTGCCCTCGCAGGTCGCGCACATCGCCCGCGATCCGCTCGATGCGTTCTTCGATCTCTCCGCGGTCCTCGCCGTGCTGGCGCGTCGGAACAGCGGCATCAAGCGCTCCCTGCTCGACCAGACGCTGGTCAGCGGGATCGGCAACATCTACGCGGACGAGTCGCTCTGGGCGGCCGAGCTGCATCCCGAGACGCCCAGCTCGTCGCTGACCGAGCCGCGGATCCGGCGCCTCTTCGCCGAGGTGCGCTCGGTGCTCGAGCGGGCGCTGGCCGAGGGCGGCACCAGCTTCGACGCCCAGTACGTCAACGTGAACGGCGCCTCCGGCTACTTCTCGCACAGCCTGAACGCCTACGGGCAGACCGGCAAGCCGTGCCCGCGCTGCGGCGAGCCCATCGTCCGCGTGCCGTTCATGAACCGCTCGTCGCACCTCTGCCCGCGCTGCCAGCGGGCGCCGCGCTGA
- a CDS encoding YoaK family protein translates to MFRRLRTRTDNVHLGLMLALTFSTGIIDAVGYLGLDRVFTGNMTGNVVILGMALAGADDLPIVGPIIALAGFMLGAAVGGRVLRPVKVGWTTRSSWLFTVVGLLMAVLAVVLGVVPEHPEPLALTVTGVLGLAMGLQAATARHIAVKDVTTVVVTSTITGLAADSRLGGGKGQPWFRRVTAVVLIAAGAGVGALALNVGLWLGLAIAAAITLVASLLGHLVAHVKHATPAEEKAAA, encoded by the coding sequence GTGTTCCGACGCCTGCGCACGCGCACCGACAACGTCCACCTCGGCCTCATGCTCGCCCTGACCTTCTCGACCGGCATCATCGACGCCGTCGGCTACCTCGGCCTCGACCGGGTCTTCACCGGCAACATGACCGGCAACGTGGTCATCCTCGGCATGGCGCTCGCCGGTGCCGACGACCTCCCCATCGTCGGCCCGATCATCGCCCTCGCCGGCTTCATGCTCGGCGCCGCGGTCGGCGGCCGCGTCCTGCGCCCCGTCAAGGTCGGCTGGACCACCCGCTCGTCCTGGCTCTTCACCGTCGTCGGCCTGCTGATGGCCGTGCTCGCCGTCGTCCTCGGCGTCGTCCCCGAGCACCCGGAGCCGCTCGCCCTGACCGTCACCGGCGTGCTCGGCCTGGCGATGGGCCTCCAGGCCGCGACCGCCCGCCACATCGCGGTCAAGGACGTCACCACCGTCGTCGTCACCTCGACCATCACCGGCCTCGCCGCCGACTCCCGCCTCGGCGGCGGCAAGGGCCAGCCCTGGTTCCGCCGCGTCACCGCGGTCGTCCTGATCGCCGCCGGCGCCGGAGTCGGCGCCCTGGCCCTGAACGTCGGCCTCTGGCTCGGCCTCGCCATCGCCGCCGCGATCACCCTGGTCGCCTCGCTCCTCGGCCACCTCGTCGCCCACGTCAAGCACGCGACCCCCGCGGAGGAGAAGGCGGCCGCCTGA
- a CDS encoding acetamidase/formamidase family protein translates to MQNRDAQERPAQEQPAGWAVQPGEGLPEGIEYLPAGSGSVLWGRLPCASDRAVLTVDSGAEVVIDTLSHEGVLEDQGRDPVAFFGAHGVAADGVLRDAVELAAGGPFRDTAVDGPHVVTGPIAVRGAMPGDLLRMTLLEAEPRVPYGVISNRHGRGALPGEYPLAAGPFSAFARVEVGEDGIRRGVLPLTPGGERSARFELHPFLGIMGVAVAGDERPHSVPPGAHGGNIDISLLTAGTSVYLPVQVPEALAYVGDPHFAQGDGEVALTAMEASLRVRVRFEVIPRAEALAAFGEIAGPLGETAEFLVPTGMDEDLDVAVQNCVRAAIALLQARYGMDASLAYAYLSAATDFNISQVVDLVKGVHARVRTADFDE, encoded by the coding sequence GTGCAGAATCGGGACGCGCAGGAGCGGCCGGCGCAGGAGCAGCCGGCGGGGTGGGCGGTCCAGCCCGGCGAGGGACTCCCCGAGGGGATCGAGTACCTTCCGGCGGGCTCCGGGTCGGTGCTGTGGGGGCGGCTGCCCTGCGCGAGCGATCGGGCGGTGCTCACCGTCGACTCAGGAGCGGAGGTCGTCATCGACACGCTGAGCCACGAGGGGGTCCTGGAGGACCAGGGCCGCGATCCCGTCGCGTTCTTCGGCGCGCACGGCGTCGCTGCTGACGGCGTGCTGCGCGATGCCGTCGAGCTGGCTGCCGGCGGCCCCTTCCGCGACACCGCCGTCGACGGGCCGCACGTGGTGACCGGCCCGATCGCAGTGCGCGGGGCGATGCCCGGCGATCTGCTGCGGATGACGCTGCTCGAGGCCGAGCCGCGCGTCCCGTACGGCGTGATCTCGAACCGGCACGGGCGCGGTGCCCTGCCGGGGGAGTACCCGCTGGCCGCGGGTCCGTTCAGCGCCTTCGCCCGGGTGGAGGTGGGCGAGGACGGGATCCGCCGGGGCGTGCTGCCGCTGACGCCCGGGGGTGAGCGCTCGGCGCGCTTCGAGCTGCACCCGTTCCTCGGGATCATGGGCGTCGCGGTGGCCGGCGACGAGCGACCGCACTCGGTGCCGCCCGGAGCCCACGGTGGCAACATCGACATCTCGCTGCTCACGGCCGGCACGAGCGTCTATCTGCCGGTGCAGGTGCCGGAGGCGCTCGCCTACGTCGGCGATCCGCACTTCGCCCAGGGCGACGGCGAGGTCGCGCTGACCGCGATGGAGGCGAGCCTGCGGGTGCGGGTGCGCTTCGAGGTGATCCCGCGGGCGGAGGCGCTCGCCGCGTTCGGCGAGATCGCCGGGCCGCTCGGCGAGACGGCCGAGTTCCTGGTGCCGACCGGGATGGACGAGGATCTCGACGTCGCGGTGCAGAACTGCGTGCGCGCGGCGATCGCGCTGCTCCAGGCCCGCTACGGGATGGACGCCAGCCTCGCCTACGCGTACCTCAGTGCCGCGACGGACTTCAACATCTCGCAGGTCGTCGACCTGGTGAAGGGCGTGCACGCCCGCGTGCGGACGGCGGACTTCGATGAGTGA